The window TTTGGAAAGTTCAGCAAATCAGTGAAGGATTTTGGATACAAGCAAAGTAACTCAGATCATACTTTTTTCTTGAAACATAAGAAAGGTAAAGTCACTACCCTTATTGTAAATGTTGGTGACATGGTAGTTACCGGGAATGACCCAGAGGAAAAGGCAGCATTGCAGCACCACTTGGCAAGtgagtttgaaatgaaagatcttggtgcTCTGAAATATTTCTCTCACAACGGAAATATATCCTTGACATTTTTTACTAACATTAGAATGTTAGCTAGCAGACTAGCAGATACGCCAGTGAAGTTGAATCATCAGCTTAGTGAATATCCTGATCAAGTACCCACCAACAAAGAAAGATATCAACACCTCATAGGTAAGTTAATCTATCTAGGACACACTAGACCTGATATAGATTATGCCGTAAGTGTGATGAGTCAGTTCATGCATGCCCCAAGGGAAGCTAGATGGATGCGGGAAACCGAATTCTGAGATACTTGAAGTCATCTCCTGGAAGAGGATTGATGCGATGTTCGCACGATATGGTCATCCAGATGTTGAGGGTCACACTGATGCAAACTGGGCGAGCTCTGTTATTGATAGGCAATCTACATCTGGATACTTTACCTTTGTGGGAGGAAATCTAGTATCTTggcaaagtaaaaaacaaaaagtaatgtCAAGATCAAGTGCTGAAGCAGAATATCAAGGTATGTCACACGGAGTATATGAGCTACTCTGGATAAGGAATATGTTGGGGGAATTGGGGTTCAAACCCAAACATGCCATGCAATTGAATTGTGACAACAAAGCCGTAATAGACATTGCACATAATCCAGTGCAACATGATAGAACCAAGCATGTTGAAGTTGACGGACATTTCATCAAGGAGAAGCTCGAGGCAAAGATCAATGAGGTATCATTTGTTAAATCCGAAGATCAACTTGCAGAGGTCCTCACCAAATCAGTCATAGGCAGAGTATTTCACAGCTCACTTAGCAAGTTGGGCATTGACGACATATATGCTCCAACTTGAGGGAGAGTGTCAATAAGCTGTACATTCCTAATTAGTCTAAGTCAACTATTTGATTTTGCAAGATTATAGGCTCATAATTACTTTCCTAGAATAGTTTCCTAGATTCTGTATATATAACCTTCCTATTGTTATACATCAATATCAATgaagtattatttttttaccCAATCTAAGAGTTTCTTCATTAATTGGTAGAGAGAGTAATCACTCCAGCTAATATGGTTTGTAAGGTGCCTTTAAGAGTTCCTCAAACAGAAGTACAAAATTTTTAGTGACCCTTTGTTTGTCAGGGGAAGAGTATGTCGAATGGCTTTCTTGAATGAACTCCTAAGTACTCAAAATGTTAGAAATGTTGGATGTTATAATAAAATGAGTGCATTTATGCATTACCCTGAAGAAGGaataaatactaaaattagCAGTGTGATTATGAGAAAATCTAGTAGAAaccataaattatttttccaattcttatgttattttatagTGAACATTGAATTTAAAATCAATTGGACACCAGTTTCAACTATtagaggagaaagagagggcTTAATGGGAGAGAGAGGCTGGGAATTCTTTAAACTATTAGGCAAAACATCAACCAGTAGGTCCGATACTTTCGTGCGTGACATCACTTAACCTAACACATAACATATATTGTTTGAGAGGATGCAATCATGCAATGAGCTATTGGACTAAAAGAGCACAGCTCCGGTTGCTTTGATGAACTCTGACATAAGTACATGGTCCTGGCGTCTAtataaatgattattttttattcgtTTCATATTGTATTTggcaattaacatttaaaaagtATTCTACTTTGCAAAAGTACAGGTTAATTATTCCAACCATACCTCcaagttttaatttaattaatacaCTAACTAACATTTGGTCTTCCGTGGTTATTGTTTCTTGTTTACATTTTAACTTATTTGTCTTTATAGATGAGAATCTCTTATTTTGCGATGCCATTGGAATCTCATTCTAAATTTGTCTTCACATATACTATTGGTATATAATTATGTACATGATAGATACCGGTACCGGAACTTTCttcaagaaaattataaaaagaacTTAAAATGTTTAGCTTAATACTAAACCAAATTTGAAACAGCTACTTATCTTTTTACTCGTGTTTTACGTACTAATATGATTCTAACCAAATAGTATATTAGCCTAATTAATCCATTCTCCCCAAAGATGCTCCATatgaacattaaaacaaacaacTTTAACATTTTGACTCATTTGAAAACAATTCTCTACAACATGCACCATTGCATCCGGCTGATAGATGAATTGACAATAATCTAGGTGTTGCAAAATAATAAGTTTAGGATTTAGACCCAGTCCGTTAGAATTAGATTTTCGTTTAGAAATTAGAATTTAGTTTATAATAAAATGTTTGTTATTCACTTGTGAATAAGTCAATCACAATGTAGACCATTCGATTAATGTAGCCGTCTCCACGAGTTTGTAATATTTCTCCATTTTCAATAATATTCTTAGTTTTGTAATCCGTTTTTTCGTCTATTCATTATGCGTACACTGATTCTcaacttggtatcagagcaggttcaATCCTTTGGGATTTAATTTGCTATGGATTTGTATCAGTTAGTCAGTGTGTAATTTATTCATGTCTTCTGCTTGTCGTTTTTCGGATTTAAGTTTACCCTGCATTCGTCACGTATCAGTTTGTCTATCGTCCTATTTTGCATTGTTTGGTTTGTTCTCGTATGAATCCGTAGAATtgtagtgttttttattttggtaaggAGTTATCATTGTTAGTTTTAAATTAGAAAATCTAGAGATCAAACCTGCTCAAACATCTGCAACAGAGTCGAGCCCGTCTGCACCCTCACCCAAGTCTACATATGTGACTGTCTGCATCGTACCATTTGCATCCCACCATGCTACCTGCTCACAATCTGACCAACCACACCGCCGCGTCTGACATATAGGCATCAAACCCACCGCTGCACCCACCATCTTTTGCCACACCTTTGTTGATTTGCACCAACCAGGTCTATTACGCTGCCGCGCTTCTTTTGCACAATAGAGGAGATGGAGTGGGTTCCGTGCCTGCCACGTCAACAGTTAATACACAAATTGAAAGATTTTTAAACGGAAGTATGATATTACAATGAATTCGAAGTTAATGTATGATATTGCAAGGTTTGAAAGATAAGATATGAATTTTTTATGTGActattgaccctaaaaattacaaaggctacgtggcgcgcaggccgagtaactaatgagctaaccacgtccttcggttgatgtAGGGCGTGCCAACTTGTAGGCCGAGCTCggctgaggagtaaaatttgttgacgTGTTGagtgcgttgctgacttcttgatcttgtgatTGAGGTCGAGTAAGGAACAAGTCTCGGCCTTCGagttctcgagcctgaagataaggctgctagttctgcaaagttcacgaatcgtcgcCGCCGAATTCGGTcatagtgattatattcgtaagagtataagcacgtcaaatcgacaccagactatatggacacaagtactcaaaggagatgtatgtcttgatggtaaatgtggttcggacgtcaaaatgccgaactctgaaactcacttgtgagtatccaatcataaaaccactcagcgttcaatgtgccgaatgtcgtaactcgtaacaccctactttgccgagaaggctaataagatgacctttACCAacaaggattcggaaacccttctcgatcgagacttggataggtaatcgGTTGGCTTCggcgcagtgctgtttatctaaactgaaggtgctccttggtcggctaattctacgacaacagtgttgtttatccaaactgaaaatgtTCGCcgattgccttcacagtgttgtttatccaaactgaagatttgtcggcggaaaaaagaaaataaaaaatctcaagatgtttgagaggtttgcgcagggcagttgtgtgttgaattcgGGAGCCTGAATGATGCACTCttctctctatttatagcaacaatCCTCCTCAAGATCAAGTCGAAACCACATTTTGATTAGGACTTCTTATTCTGATCCTACTTTATCTCGACCAATCCTACTCTTACTAGGAttttgaactcaccccctttTCAGGATGTATTCATTACCGATCGAAAATCCATATTGCACTAGGACCCCTTATCATATTGGGACTTCTTCAACCCATCCGCTCATCCAAACTACTCCTTCTTGCAATAAGACTTGACCATCTTTACTGAACAGCCCGGGACCACCAGGCAGCCCATAATATATTTGGAAAAGCTTTGAGCCGAACCTATGTTTGgctcaaaatattattttaggcccaaacagTGACCTAAAGTTGACGTGGTAAAATGTAGTTTACCCTAAAAGAAAAGATTTAATGACCGTGAGAAGTTGGAGTGCAAAAAAAGTTGTTGGCCCTATTTGAGCTTGTTGGATCACTTGTTGCTTTAAAGGCCCACGCAAAGGTTTCAATTGTTGGCTGTGTATGGAAGTTGTTGTTGCCTACCTGTCAATCACTTGATTGGTTGGACTAGTAGCCACTCAAGTGATTATTGTCGAAAATTTTGGAATTGTCTGTTTGTCTGTTGCTGCAGTTGGGATATAGGAACCTCCTCTGTTTAGTGACAAGGTCCATACTCCCAACATCTGTTTGCTTGGAATTTGAATATGCCTATTTGAATCTATCTGCCATCAGTCATCTAAAAATCTACATGCTACAACGGATCATGTATGTCTGTCTGCCAATGCGAGTAGTGATGCCTGCCTGCATGTGTCTGTAACGTTGCCTAACTGTCTTTCTGCTTTGCAAAGCCTGCTTGCCTGCCTGTATGTTTGTCTGCATAACGGAACCAACTTGCATGTCTGCTTGTGTGTGCAACAAAGCCTGCTTGTCTGTCCAACGAACAAAGCCTGCATCCACATCTGCTTGTTGGAAACTCATGTTGTATACCACCATAAGTTTGACGAGGAGTGTTGAAAAATAATAAGTTTTAGATTTAGGCTCAACCCCGTTGGTATTAGGTTTTCGTTTAGATATTAaagtttagtttattataaatagGATGCTTGTTATTCGTTTATCAATACGTCAGTCACAATGTAGTTCATTGGAGTTATGCAGCTATCTTGGCAAATTTGTAATGTTTCTTCGTTTTCAAAAGTATCCTTAGTTTTGCAATTCTTTTGTTTGCTTGTTCATTATGCACTTCTCAACTATAGAAACTTTTGATATTTTCTTGATCAGTagaatttagttttaaaaaGCTATAGATGTTGACTCCATCAATGGAATCGTACATCTTCCTTGTGAAGAACTACAATGATTATTTTATGAAtgtccatttgcattctctgtgtaatttcaatatatatatatatatatatatatatatatatatatatatatatatatgtaatatctTGGCTGGTTAACCAGAGAAGCAGTAACGCTCCACGAAAGTTAAAAAGTCGGTAAAAACTaacacaaaaaattattaaagcATTTTATATGGTTAAAAGACATCAACAATAGTAGGTTGATAAGAAGATGCGCAATAGAACATCAACCGTAGTGCTTATGCTAAAGTATTGTCCAAATCAAAATTACTCAACACAGTTGCGGGTTTCTTTTTTCCGCCACTATTCAAATATCTTGAACTGCCACTCGACACTAATTATATTTCTATACATAAAACAGCCACTAATAATATTTAAGGGCCAAGcaaactaattaagaaaactAGAAGACGACGGGAAAAGTGTGGGTTTGATGCTCGGCCGAGTGCCGACAAACCTTGGTAAGGATGCAATCTATGCAAAATGTAaaccaaaaatcaaattaaaaatgaaatatataaaatataaaaataaaaaaaaccacacacacacaatttTGAGCATTTGGATAGCTCCCGTTAATATTTTTGAACATTATTATCTGTCAACAAGATGCCTGAACATTCTTTTTTAATTCGGTGCTACATCAAACTCACCCAGACATACAAAAATATAGACGATGATCTCAGTACTATTCTCAAATTTGAacaataatttttataatttcagtTAATATATTTACGTGCAAAAAATGTCAACCAATGGAGGGTTAATGTTCAATTAATAAACTGACTCAATATTGTTctattaatttaatgttgtttgggcccaaaatattggaTCATTCTAAAGGACGCTAGGCGCTAATCGGGCAGCTGACTGGGGTCTAGTGCTTAGGCAGTTAGGCGGGGACAAGAAGGGGGCCTAGGTGGACTAGGCGAATTTgcgtaaatttattatatattgtataaataagtgtctatttttacataaaaacacacaTAATTATATTGGTATACATaagttacaaaataaaatgagatatatatatatatatatatatgttgaaaacatggaaaacaatcatataatgagtgttcgtCTAAATATTTAATAAGTCTCTTACAtcttattgaaaaattaaaatgtaaaataaaagttattgattttctatctaagtgaaaGTCTAGACCTAGGGGGGTTTAGGCAGGTCAGGCGGTTGCCTAGGCGAGCTAGGCATACGCTTAGGTGGGCCTAggcacacttttttaatttccaaACGCCTAGGAACTAATTGGGGCGGTGGTCAGCCGCCTAGGCAGggatttttaaaacagtgagtaTGACTTTGGGTTCTACCCAGATAGAAAACCCAAGACGCCTAGGACTATCCTAAGACTAAGGTTGAACCAAAGAAAAGTAGCTGAATCCTAATTGGTGTCTGACTTTGAGAAAAATGGGATTGGATTCGGCTAGTCCTAAATTAAGTAGAATTGTTAAGGATCAAGCTGAATGTTGATAAGATTCATAATATTCCGAGAATCAAGTTCATAACTGATTAAGGGCAAGAAtgaattaaatttggaaaagGAGTAGGTTCAAAGTCCTAAGTCTAGTAGGAGTGGTTGAGCTCTATACAGAGATTAGAACGAATTGGTGTTGTGAGGGCATAATCCAGATAAGACTCTACTCCAACAAAAATAGAAGTGGATTTGTGACATTCAAATCCTCttcaacacaacacacaaatcTGTCATGCGCAATTTCTTACTTTATGCGAAACCCTCTCACCTTTGAGAAAACATTGACCTTCCTAACTTCATCAACCATATCTCTCAGTTTGTATAAACAGCTCTGTAGTTGACAATTGGTGACATCTCTCAGTTTGTAGAAACAACTCTGGAGTCGTAGAGTCAGTCGATCGTGAAACTTCTTCCAGTGAGGATAAATAACACTACTTCAAGCTTGGctgattatctatccaagtctttaCCAACAAGGAGTCTTTGAGTTCTTGTTGAGGGAGGTCATCTCATTAATTTTCTCGGTAAAGTGACGTGTTACCAGGTTACATTGTTTGCCACATTAAAAGCCGAACCCATTTtgtgattggatattcacaagggCATTTCAaattcggcattctgacggtcgAACCATATTTACAGTCAAGACActtatctcttttgagtatttgtgttCATACAATCTGGTGCCGTATTTACAGTCAAGACActtatctcttttgagtatttgtgttCATACAATCTGGTACCGATTCGGCGCACTTATATTTGCACGAATATAATTGAAGCAGCCTTAGTTTTGTAATTCTTTTGTTCGCCTGTTCATTACATATTGTAATTCTCAATCATAGGACCTtttgatatttttcttgatCAATAGAGTTTAGTTTTAAAAAGCTATAGATGTTGACTCCATCAATGGAATCGTACCTCTTCCTTGTGAAGAACTACAGTGATTTTTTTACGAAtgtccatttgcattctctgtGTAATTccaatatatataaattttcttGGCTAGTTAACCAGAGAAGGAGTAATGCTACATGAAGGTTAAAGAGTCAGTAAAAactaacacaaaatattattaaagcATTTGTATGGTTAAAAGACATCAACCATAGTAGGTTGATGAGAAGACTCACAATAGAACATCAACCGTAGTGCTTATGCTAAGTATTATCCAAATCAAAATTACTCACACAGTTGGGTATCTTTTTTCCGGCCACTAATCACATATTTTGAACTGCTACTCGACACTAATTATATTTCTATACATAAAAGAAGACACTAATAATATTTAAAGGCCAAgcaaacaaattaagaaaagtagAAGACGACGGGAAAGGTGGGTTTGATGCTCTGCCGAGTGCTGACAAACCTTGGCAAGGATGCAATCTATGCAAAATGTTaaccaaaaatcaaataaaataaaaaacacaatttTTAGCATATGGATATCTCTCATTAATATTTTGGAGCATTATTATCTATCAACAAGATGCCTgaacattctttttttttttttttttttttttttttaattcggtGCTACATCAAAAACCCACCCGCACATAAAAATATAGATGATGATCTCAATATTTAAATTAGTTGAATCCATAAaccttttttttggtaaaagaatCCTTAAACCTTTAATACTAAACAGAGCAATGTTTTCTCTTTTCTATACTCAAAtttgaatattaatttttataattttggattaTTATATTTCCGGAtaaaaaatcttaattaatgGCCGGTCACTGtcatcaattaataaaataaCCAATATTATTCTATTAATTTAATGTATAAGGTAACTATAAACTTTTTGTCTTGGTGTAAGATGTTTACATTTCTTACTCTACATTAAAACTACACGATGAATTGAAACATTTGACTTCATGCACTCATCTTTTACATGCCAATATAAATCTAATCAAATATATAAACTAAAGACTTTTCCCCCCAGAGATGCTCCtaacactaaaacaaaaaaaaattcctttctAACATTTTGTCTCGTTTGAAAAACTACATTGTGCATTTCTCTATAAAAGGCCCCATTGGAACCGATTAGATTCATTAAGAAAAACATGGcaacttttgaaattttctcAAAGATGCTGAATCCATCAAGGGAAGAGCTCCTCCTCTTCGTGAAGAACTATAGTGATATTCTCATTGCTGCTCTGCTTTCTATTGTAACAGTACTTTTGGTCCCAAAAATTGCTAGGGGAAGGGTCACCAGTTCCAAAGGTAGCATCCCCGGCGGGTTAGGGTTACCCATTTTCGGCGAAACCCTTTCTTTCCTTTCAACAAGTAACAGTGCAAAAGGATGCTATGACTTTGTCAGGCGCCGGCGAATGTTGTGAGTTATTCTATCACCCCATCGCTATATTGGAATGTAAATGTAGGACTTATCGATCACTTAGCACTTCTTTGGTGTCTAGGACTAAATTTGATAGGATAATTCACTTTGTGTAAAAAATgttgaagaaacaaaaattacatacaTTGTTTCCAAAATTGCAGGTAGAAAATGGATTACTAAGGGATAAGTTTCcttaaaccaaaataaatattaaataaatcatTCGTTTAGGAATTattcaatccaatccaattctTGACATCAAACGAGGCTTTAGTAACTGCAAGTAGTGAGGGTACACGATCAAGCTGTTTTCTCCATCGACCATGTTAccaattatatttttcttcttttgtgctGACCCTTCAAcactatgaaaaaataaaaataaaatcattcaaGGGGAACTTGTCAAGGGTGATGCTTTATGTTGCTAGTGCACCTAAACTCCTAACTTGTAACACTATTGATTACTGAGATGAATTATTTCTTACACTCCTATGTAGTTGATGCAATATTATGGATGCACTTTAGAACCTACTTGAATAGACTAAAAAAAGTTCTTTTGGTTGTTAGAGTATGTATATCTAATCATTTTCATACTGATGGAACGTTGAATTGACTTTCGCGGTGAAACTACAGGTATGGAGATTGGTTTAAGACGAGGTTATTTGGCAAGATCCATGTTTATGTTCCAAGTTCTGAGGGTGCAAGAACCATTTTTGCTAGTGATTTTGCTACCTTCGACAAGGCGTATTTGAAACCAATGTCAGATGCTGTTGGAGTCGATAGCTTGCTGGTTGTGGCTCAGGAGACTCATAGAAGGATTAGGCGCCTTCTATCTGATCCTTTCTCCATGAGTTCTTTACCTACGTTCATTCAGAAGTTTGATAAAATTCTGTGCCAGGAGCTAAAAACAAGAGAAGAAAGCGGGGAA of the Pyrus communis chromosome 1, drPyrComm1.1, whole genome shotgun sequence genome contains:
- the LOC137713312 gene encoding cytochrome P450 716A1-like, producing the protein MATFEIFSKMLNPSREELLLFVKNYSDILIAALLSIVTVLLVPKIARGRVTSSKGSIPGGLGLPIFGETLSFLSTSNSAKGCYDFVRRRRMLYGDWFKTRLFGKIHVYVPSSEGARTIFASDFATFDKAYLKPMSDAVGVDSLLVVAQETHRRIRRLLSDPFSMSSLPTFIQKFDKILCQELKTREESGEKFSVLALSMKLTSDAMCTLLMSVTDDKILRMFEHDCALVSDAMISFPVMIPGTRYYNGMKLGVLT